The Solirubrobacter pauli sequence CGGCCTCGCGCCGAAGCGCACGCTGGCGCTCCGCCGGGCCGCGCGCGAAGTGGCCGCGGGAAGGGTCGCGCTCGTGCGCGACGAGACCGCGCGGGGTGGCGCGGCGAGCGGCGCGCGCGTCGCCGGCGACCGCTCACGCGGCGACGTGCCCGTCGCCCCCGCGCGGCTCGTCGAGGACGCCCGCGCCGCGCTCGTCGCCGGGCCGAGCGGGGCCGACTTCCAGCGGCTGCTCGCCATCCCCGAGATCGGGACGTGGACGATCGAGGTGCTGGCGTCCAACGGGCTCGGCCGACTGGACGTCGTGCCGGCCGGCGACCTCAACTACCTGAAGCTGGTCGGGCGGCTCACGACCGGCAACCCGCGCGCCGTCGCCGACGAGGACGAGGTGCGCGGGTTCTTCTCCGCGTACGCGCCGTACGCGGGGATGGCGGCTCAGTACCTCAGCGGTCCCGCGAGGACTCTCCCAAGCCCTCGCCCGGGAGGAACTCGTTGGTCAGCGGGCTCGCCTCGGACGGTGGCCGCGTGAGCAGGCCCTCCGCGCGCATCCAGCGCTCGTAGGTCGCCCACACGATCGGCTCCTGCCAGCCCCACGGGAGGTCCTTGACGGGCACCGGGGCGACGGTCGTGGGCGCCGCGCGGTCCTCGGGCGCCTGGGCCTCCGGGAAGAACACCGGCAGCGTCGCCTTGATCGCGGCCGCCTGGAGCTTCGGCTCGAGGCCCTTGTCGGCCTTGAGCAGCGCGTCCACGCCCGCCTGGGGGTTCTTCTGGAGCAGACGGTGCCCGGCGGCCGTCGCGCTGAGGAAGCGCCGCAGGCGCGACGAGCCCGCCTCGTCGAGGTCCTGCCGGCGGGCGACGAAGATCAGCTCGTTGTAGGTGGGCACGCCGATGTCCTCCATGCGCAGGATCGTCGGGTTCTCGCCGCGCTGCTGCAGGTCCACGCCCTCGTAGTTCCAGAACGAGCCGAGCGTCGCGTCGGCCTTCTTGGACAGCATCGCTTGCGTGAGGTTGAAGCCGACGTTGGTCTCCTTCACGGAGGTCGGGTCCACGCCCGCCTTCTGGAGGATCGTCTTCAGGTACGCGCTCTGGTAGGGGATGCCGGACGTCGCGACGCGCTTGCCCGCGAGGTCCTTGGGCGTCTTCACGCCACCGGCCGGCAGCGCGATCAGCGACGTCAGCGGCTTCTGGACGAGCGCGCCGACGGACACGATGCGCTCCTCGCCGTTGTCACGCGCGAGCAGCAGCTCGGGCGTGTACGAGATCGCGAGGTCGGCCTTGCCGGCGGCCAGCAGCCGCAGCGGCGCCGCCGGGTCCGGCGGCGCGACCAGCTTGACGTCGAGCCCGGCCTGCCGGTACAGCCCGGCGTCCATCGCCGCGTACAGCCCGGCGTGGTCGGCGTTCGGGACGTAGTCGAGCATGACCGTGAACGGCTCCTGCCGCGGCGCCTCGCTGCCGGTCGGCTCGGCCTTCTCACCGCACCCGGCGACCATGGCGACCAGCGCCGCGAGCAACAACACACGTTTCATGAGACCGTCCTTGGCGACCAGGAGACAACCCGCCGTTCCAGCGCGCTGAACAGCGCGTAGAGAGCGACGGCTTCAGCGACCAGCAACGCGGTGGCGGCGAACGCCCGCGCGCTTTCCAGTTGTGCGTTCGCGGTGACGACGAGATGGCCGAGCCCGGAGGTCGAGCCCGCCCACTCCGCCAGCACCGCACCGATGACCGCCACGGCGGCGGCGATCTTCAGACCCGTGAACCCCGACGGCAGCGCGGACGGCGCCTCGAGGAAGCGCAACCGCTGCCAGCGGGACGCGTGCAGGGAGCGCAGCACACGCCGCGCATCCGGATCCACGTCGCGCAGGCCGTCGGCCACGTTGACCACGATCGGGAAGAAGCAGACGAGCGCGACGATCAGGATCTTCGGCGCGAGCCCGAACCCGAGCAGCAGCACCACGAGCGGCGCGAGCACGGGGATCGGCACGGCCTGCGAGCCGACCACGAGCGGCCGCAGCGCGTTCTCGACCGCCGGCACGAGGTGCATGGCGACGGCCAGCGCGACGCCGACCAAGAGCGCGGCGGCCAGCCCGAGGACGACCTCCCACGTGGTGATCGCCAGATCGGGCCCGAGGATCGAGCGGTCCTCCCACAGCGTCGTCGCGACGGCGCTCGGCGCGGGCAGCAGCAGCTCGTTGACCATGCCCGCGCGCACGACCAGCTCCCAGACGCCGCCGAGCGCCGCCAACACCAGCAGCGGCGCGATCACGTGCGCACCCCGAGCGCGGCCAGCGCCCGCTCGCGCAACTCGACCACGGCGCCGTCCGTCCGCGCGCGCGGCCGCGCCAGCGGGACGTCCAGCGTCGTCACGACCTGCCCGGGCCGCGGCGACAGCAGCACGATGCGGTCGGCGAGCAGCACCGCCTCCTCGACGTCGTGCGTCACGAGCAGCACCGACCGCGGCTCGCGCGTGAGCGCCTCGGCCAGCCACGTCTGCGCCTGCGTGCGCGTCAGGGCGTCCAACGCCCCGAACGGCTCGTCCAGGCACAGCAGCGGCCGCCCGGCGAGCAGCGTGCGTAGGAACGCGACGCGCTGGCGCATGCCGCCGCTCAAGGCCGCGGGCCGGGTCTTCTCGAATCCCTGGAGCCCGAAGCGCACGAAGTGCTCGTGCGCCGTGGCCCGCGCGGCCGCCTTCGACGCGCCGGCCACCCGCAGCGCGAGCGCCGCGTTGTCCAGTGCGCTCAACCACGGCAGCAGCCCGTCACGCTGCGGCATCAGCGCCGCCTCGGGCGCCTCGACCGTCCCGGCGTCGGCGCGCTCGAGCCCGCACACGATCGACAGCAGCGTGGACTTCCCACAGCCGCTCGGCCCGACGACCGCGACGACCTCACCCGGCGCGACCCGCAGGTCCACGCCGTCCAGCGCCACGACGTCCCCGTACGCCTTGCGCACGGCGGACACCGTCACACCCGTTCCCACACGAGGAGGCCCCGTCACTGGAGCCTCGACCTCAGTCACCATCCGCTCCCTCCGCGGGCATTACCCCGACCAGGTTCGAAGGGTCAGCGCCGGAGCGGGGCGCTATCTCAGCCGGGCGTGCCTCCCAGCCCCCCTGTCATCAACAAACTGCCACGACAGCCTACCGGCTCGCCTAGGATCGTCCCGGATGCTGCCGGATCGAGTCCGAGACGCGTTCGCGTGGATGGAGACCGTCGTCGCGCTGCCGCCGGCCACCGCGGTGGAGGTCGAGTGCGCGCTCGTCCACCGGCTCTACACCACGCGGGAGTGGGACGCGACGCGCGCGATGCTCGCCGACGACTTCGTGCTGATCGGGCCCAGCGGGCGCGCCGGCCTGGAGGCGCTCAAGCGCTCCAACGAGCTGATGGCCGACGCGTACGAGGACCTGCACGCGGAGATCGAGACCGTCGTGTCCGACCCCGCGGCGCCGACCGTGCTCTACGTGCGCGACCACTCGAGCGGGCGCCCGAAGGACGGCGGCGCGCCGCTGGACGTGCGCGCCTGGACCCGCGTGCTCGTCACCGACGACGGCACGCAGGTACGCGAGCTCGGCCCCTCGAGCGTGATCACGCGCTGAGCATGGTCGACGGGCTGACGACGGGCGAGCTGGCGCTCACGCTCGCGGTGCTCGTCGGCGTCGCCGCGGTCTGGGCGGCGTACATCCGCCGCCGGCCCTGGCGGACCCGCGCCCACGACGAGGAGCCGGCGGCGCTGCCGCCGGACGCCGCGGTGCCGGTCGACAGCGCGCTCGTGCAGCGGCTGTACGCGCAGCGCGAGTGGCGGGACATCCGCCCGCTGCTCACCGACGACTTCGTGCTGGTCGGCCGCGAGGGCGCGCGCTTCGGGGCGGACGCGCTGCGGGACATGAACGACCGGCTCGGGGCGAGCTACGACGACCTGCACACGACGGTCGAGCTGGTGCTCGCCGACCTCGAGCGCCCGGCGGTGCTGTACGTGCGCGGGCGCGAGCGCGGTCGCGCACGACGCGGCCCGGACCTCGACGTCACCGCCTGGACGCGGATCGTCGTCGCCCAGTCGGGCACGAAGGTGCGCGAGCTCGGCCCGTCCAGCGTCATCTCCAGCGCCTGACAGGTACCGTCCCGGGCAGTGGACTGGGACGCCGAGGGACTCTTGGACGGCCTCGAGGACGACCGCGGCCGCGAGGCGCGGCGCCGGCTCCTCGACGAGCTGCACGAGCAGGGGATGGGCGTCGAGGAGCTTCGGCGCGTCGTCGCCGAGGACAAGCTCGTGCTGGCGCCCGTCGCCCGCGCGCTCAGCTCCGAGCCGCGCTACACCGCCCGCGACATCGCCGAGCGGGCGAACATCGAGCTGGAGATGTTCACCGCGAGCCGGCGCGCGCTCGGGTTGCCGACCCCCGGCGACGACGAGCGCGTCTACGGCGAGAAGGACCTGGAGGCCGCGCGGCTGGGCACGGCGCACCGCCAGGCGGGCTTCGCCGACGAGGACGCGCTGGAGGTCGCGCGCGTGCTCGGGCAGGGGATGGCGCGCTACGCGGAGTCCACGCGCGCGCTCGTGGCGCGGACGTTCCTCGAGCCCGGCCTCGACGAGTACGAGCTGGCACACCGCTACCGGGTCGTCGCCGAGCAGCTGATGCCGCTCGCCGGCCCGTGGCTCGAGCACGTCTTCGCGCTGCACCTGCAGCAGGTGCTGCGCAGCGACGCGCTCACGCAGGAGCAGCGCCGCAGCGGCAAGCTCGACGACACCCAGCAGGCGGTCGTCGCGTTCGCCGACCTCGTCGGCTTCACCGAGCTCGGGGAGCAGCTGCCCGTCGAGGAGCTCGGCAGCGTCGCCGGGCGCCTCTCGCACCTCGCCGCCGAGGCGCTCGAGCCCTCCGTCAAGCTCGTGAAGCTGATCGGCGACGCGGTGATGCTGGTCTCGTCCGAGCCCGAGCCGATGCTCGAGAGCACGCTCCGGCTCGTGGAGATCGCCGAGCGTGACGAGAACTACCCGCCGCTGCGCGCCGGCGTGGCCTGCGGCCAGGCCGTGCACCGCTGGGGCGACTGGTTCGGCACCCCGGTGAACCTCGCGAGCCGGCTGACCGCCCGTGCGCGGCCATCGACCGTGCTCGTGTCGGCCGAGGTCCGTGAGGCCCTCGAGGATGCGCCGTTCGCGTTCTCCGACGCGGGCCGGAAGAAGCTCAAGGGCCTCTCGGCACCGGTCCACGCCTTCCGTGCAAGCCGCCCCACGCACGGGCTGTAGCGCTTTAGCCCGAAACGGACGTCCGTCGTAAACGGGTCAAGGCGTCCGTTTACGTGCCGATCACCCCGGAAGCAAGGGCGAGACGTGACAATTGAGCCCACTCAGAGGGGGTCACGGCTGTGGCCGGCGCCAGGCGAGGCGCCGGTCACAGCTCCTCTCGGCGCACGTCGGCCATCGACGCGTACACCGCGTCCGCCGCGGCGAGCTCCTCCGCGCCGTGCGACGTCGTCACCGCGACGACGCGCATCCCGGCCGCCTTCCCCGCCGCGATCCCCGCCGGCGCGTCCTCGATCACCAGGCACGCCTCCGGCACGACGCCCAGCGCGGCCGCCGCCTTCAAGTACGGCTCCGGATGCGGCTTGCCCTGCGTGATGTCGTCGGCCGAGACGAGCACGTCCGGGACCGGGTGCCCGACGGCCCGCAGCCGCCCGAGCGCCAGCTCGCGCCCACCGGACGTGGCGATCGCCCACCGTGGCGCGGCGTCCATGCACTCGCGCGCACCCGGGATCGCCCGCAACGAGCCCTCCTCGGCCATCTCGTAGGCCGTGATCGTCGCGACCTCGGCCTCCACGTCGAGGTCCGGCGCGAACTCGGAGACGAGCTCTCGCCCGGGACGGCCGTGGAGGACCGGTCGCAACGCGGCCCAATCGACGCCGCGCTCACCGGCCCACCGGCTCCAGGAGGCCTCGACGACGGGCGCGGACTCCACCAGCACGCCGTCGAGGTCGAAGAGCACCGCCTCAGGCATGCATCGGCCGCGTCAGCGCCTTCACGAAGTCCTCGAGCTGGCGCGTCGTCCAGCACTCGTAGGCCTCGCAGTACGGCTCGTAGGCGGAGATGACGGAGTCGCCGTAGTTCCAGTAGAGCTTGGGCTCCGGGTTGAGCCAGAAGGTGCGGCCGGCGCGGTCGGCGACGCGGGCGAAGATGTCCGCGCGGGGGTCGCGGCCGTTCGTGCGGGCGTCGCCGAGGACGATCACCGTCGCGCGGGGGTGGAGGTCGTCCTCGACGGACTCGAGGAACTCGCGCCAGACCCGGCCGTAGTCGGTGTAGCCGGACACGTCGGCGACGCCGGCGTCCTTGGAGATGGCGTCGTTGACGGCCTTGAAGTCGCGCTCGCGCGAGAAGACGTCGGTGACCTCGGAGATGCGCTCGACGAAGACGAAGGAGCGCATCTTGCGGAACGAGTCGTGCAACGCGTGGAGCACGCTGAGGAAGAAGACGGACGCGCTGGTGACGCTCGTCGACACGTCGCAGAGGACGTAGAGCTCAGGGCGGCGCGGGCGCTTGGGCTTGTACTTCAGGACGACCGGCACGCCACCGGTCTCCAGCGAGGCGCGCATCGTGCGGCGCACGTCGACGTGCGCGTGGCGCGCGTGGCCGCGCGCCTGGTGGCCCTGCGAGGCGAGCCGGCGCTTGAGCTGCATGACGACGCGGTGCACGGCGGCGAGGTCCTGCGCCGGGCCGGACGGCAGCGCGCGGTCGAGCTCGTTCAGCGGCCGCGCCGCCGGGAGGGTCTGGGTGCGCTCGATCTGCGAGCGCTCGAGCTCGCGGCGCAGATGCTGCTCGAACTTGCGGATCTGGTCGCGCGTGAGCGGGTACTCGACCGAGCTGCCCTCGCCCTTGACCATCTGGCCCGGCTCGGACTTGAGCCCCAGCGCACGGCGGATGCGCTGGACGTCGACCCCCAGCACGCCGGAGCCCTGGCCCTGACGGCCGAACGCGGCGATCGCGAGCCGGGCGAGGTCGCGCAGCGCGTCCTCGTCGCCGTTGGCGATCGCCTCCAGGATCTGCTCGCGCAGCGCCTCGTAGTCGATCCGGTCGCCGTCCTCCCCGCGCATGCCCTGCGCGGCGGCCTCGGACTCGCGGATGCCCGCCTGCAGCGCCGCGCCCTCGGCGGCGCGGAAGAAGTAGCGCTCGAAGACGAGGTCGAAGACGCGCCGGTCGTCGGGGGACTTGGCGAGCGTCGCCGCCAGCGCCTCCCGGAACGGCCCCGCGCTCGTCCAGCCGACCTCGCCCAGCGCCGCGAACGCGTCGTTGAGCTCGGACGTGCCGATCGCGAGGCCTTCGCGGCGCAGCTCGTCGCCGAACCCGACGAGGTGCTCCGGGAGCGACATGCGCGCTAGGCCGCCGTCAGCCGGACGCCGACCCGCTCCGCGACGGTGTCGAGGTCCGTGCGGTGCTTGACGATGATCGACATCGTCTCGCGGAAGGTCTGCTGGTCGATGTCCTCGGCGCCGAGCAGCAGCAGCGCGCGCGCCCAGTCGATCGACTCGGCGATCGACGGCGGCTTCTTGAGGTCGAGCTCGCGCACCATCGACACGACCTCGACCAGCCGCGTGGCGACCGTCTCCGGCAGGTCCGGCGCGTGCAGCCGGACGATCTCCAGCTCGCGCTCGGGCGTCGGGTAGTCGAGCCACAGGTACAGGCAGCGGCGCTTGAGCGCCTCGGTCAGCTCGCGCGAGTTGTTCGACGTGAGCAGCACGACCGGCATCGTCTTGGCCTCGACGCGCCCCAGCTCGGGGATCGTGATCTGGAAGTCGCTCAGCAGCTCGAGCAACATCGCCTCGAACTCCTGGTCGGTCTTGTCGATCTCGTCGATCAGCAGGACCACGGGCTGCTCGGATGCGATCGCCTGCAGCAGCGGCCGCGAGAGGAGGAACTCCTCGCCGAAGATGTCGTCCTGCACGGCCTGCCAGCCGGCGTCCTCGGCCTCGGTCTGGATCCGCAGCAGCTGCTTGCGGTAGTTCCACTCGTAGAGCGCCTTGGCCTCGTCCAGCCCCTCGTAGCACTGGAGGCGCACGAGGTCGCGGCCCAGGTACTCGGCGAGCTTCTTCGCCAGCTCCGTCTTGCCGACGCCCGCGGGGCCCTCTACGAGCACCGGCTTGCCGAGCCGCGTCGCCAGGTAGGACACCAGCGCCGTGGACTCGCCCGGGAGGTACCCAGCGGCCTGCAGGCCGTTGGTGACGTCGTCGACAGACCCAGGGACGATCATCCCGATCAGTCTATGAGCCTGGCCACGAGGTCCTCATAGGCTGCGATCAGCTCCTCCAAGGAGCGCTCCCGCAGGTCCCGCTGGTAGAGGAACGCGGGCGCCGCGAGCGGCGCCATCAGCACGTCGGCGAGGTACTGCGCCGCGTCACCGCAGCCGGCCTGCTCGAGCAGCAGCGTGACGTGGGTGCGGTAGAGCGCGTACGGCTCGCTGAGCAGCCACGAGTGGCCCTCGGCGGTGGCGAGCAGGCGCCCGTGGCGTTCGAGGAAGCGCAGGTACGCGGCGCCGAACGCGATCAGCCGCTCACGTGCGGGCGCGCCGGGGCCGAGCGGCGGCGCGCCGCGGATCATGCCCTCCTGCAGCTCGATCTCGGTGTCGGAGATGAGCGCGCGCACGAGCCCGGCGCGGTCGCCGAAGCGGCGGAACACCGTGCCCTTGCCGACCCCCGCCTCGGCGGCGACGGCCTCCATCGTCACGCCCTCGGGGCAGCGCTCGAACAGCCGCTCGGCCGCGTCGAGCACGCGCCGGCGGTTGCGCGCCGCGTCGGCCCGCTCGGGCGGTTCGGCGTCGAGGACGGGGAGGGCTGACATACCCACAGGATAGCTAACTGGACCACGGTCCGTTTCGTGTGCTACCTTCTCGTCATCGCACAAACGGACCACGGTCCACTTCGTCGAGGAACCCCATGACCGCCATCGCGCAGAGCTCCATCCCCGCCAACAGCACCTGGACCGTCGACGCCGTCCACTCGACCGTCGGCTTCGCCGTCAAGCACATGGTCGTCTCGACCTTCCGCGGCCGCTTCGAGACCTACGACGCGACGCTCACCGCCGGTGAAGACGGCGCGCTGCGCCTGGTCGGCTCGGTGGCCGCCGACTCGATCTCCGTCAAGGACGAGAACCTGGCGGCCCACCTGAAGGCCCCGGACTTCTTCGACACCGAGCGCTTCCCGCAGGTCACCTTCAACTCGACCCTGGTCCGCACCGACAGCGGCGAGCTGATCGTCGACGGCGAGCTGACGATCAAGGGCATCACGCGCCCGATCGAGGCGCGCGGCACGATCACCGAGCCGGCCGTCACGTTCGGCGACGTCGAGAAGCTCGGCGTCGAGCTCGAGGCGATCGTCGACCGCACCGAGTACGGCCTCGACTGGAACGCGCCGCTGCCCAAGGGCGGCTTCGCGCTCGCGAACGAGGTCAAGCTGCAGGTCAACCTCGAGCTGGCGCGCGCGTAACGGCCGTGAAGATCCTCGGTCTCTCCGGCAGCCTGCGCGCCGGCTCCCACAACGCCAAGCTCCTCCGGGCGGCGGGCGACCTGCTGCCGCCCGAGGCCGAGCTGGTCGTCTTCGACGGCCTGAAGGCGATCCCGCCGTTCGACGAGGACGACGAGCACACGCGCCCGGACGCGGTCCAGGCGCTCTGGGACGCGATCGCCGACGCGGACGCCGTGCTCGTCGCCACGCCCGAGTACAACCACTCGCTCCCCGGCCAGCTCAAGAACGCGTTCGACTGGCTCTCCCGCCCGCTCGCGGACTCGCCGCTGCGCAACACCCCGACCGCGGTGATCGGCACCTCGACCGGCCTGTTCGGCGCGGTGTGGGCACAGGCGGAGGCGCGCAAGGTCCTGGCGGCGATCGGCGCGCGGGTGCTCGATCGCGAGCTGCCGGTCGGCCTCGCCGACGACGCGTTCCACGAGCAGGGCCACCTCTCCGACGAGGACCAGACGCTGGCCCTCGCCGGCATCCTCGCCGAGCTGGTCGGCGAGGCGCAGCAGTCGCTCAGGCCAGCTCGAGCTGCTTCGTGAGCTCGGACAGCGCCTCCGACTGAGCGGAGAGCTGCGACACGGAGGAGACGATCTCCTGCGTGGACGCGTTGGTCTGCTGCGTCGTCGCCGACATCTCCTCGGCCGACGCGGCAGTCTCCTCCGCGTACTCGGCGATGTCGCTCGTGAGCTGGCTCATGCCACCCAGCTCGAGGGTGATCCGGCCGACCGCGCCGTCGATCTCCTCGAGCGTGATCCGCGCGCGGTCCGAGGACTCGGTGCCGGCGTGGGTGCGGCTCGCGGCGTCGCGGACGAGCTCGACCGCGTCGTTGGTCTCGGCCTGGATGCCGGCGATGATCCCGCCGGCGTCCGCCGCCGACTGCGCGGCGCGCTCGGCGAGCCGGCGCACCTCCTCGGCGACGACGGCGAAGCCCTTGCCCTTCTCACCCGCGCGGGCCGCCTCGATCGCGGCGTTGAGCGCGAGCAGGTTGGTCTGGCTGGAGATCTCCTGGATCGCCTCGACGATGCCGCCGACCTGCTCCGAGCGGGCGGCGAGCGCGGTGATCGCGGTCGCGGCCTCCTCGATCCGGGTGCGGGCGTCATTGAGCGAGGTGGTCGCCTCGATGGCGGCCTCGATGCCCTCGCGGGAGAGCTCGGTCGCGCCGGACGCGGCCGCGCTGGCCTGGTCGACGGCGCTGCGGCCCTGCGTCGCGACGTCGGCCTGGCGCGCCGCGCCTTCGGCCACGCGCTGCGCGCTCAGCGCCAGCTCGTTGACGGCCTGGCCGGTCTCGCTCAGGGACCGGTTCATGCCCGAGCACATCTCCTGCACGACGAACGTGGAGTCGTTGAAGCTCTTCAGCGTCGCGTGCATCGTGTTGCGCACGTCGGCGAACAGGTCGGAGATGTCGCGGCCCGGGCCGGCCTGGCCCATCGTCTTCAGGTTCACGCCCATCGCGGTGAACGTGTCGTAGTAGAAGGACTCGACGATGGCCTGCGAGTCGTAGTTGAAGATGCGGCTGATCGCGCGCTCGGCGTCGGCGATCACGCGGAAGTCGATGCCGTCGGTGGCGCGGCGGCCGAGGCCCTTCTTGGCCACGCGCGCCGGCTCCGGCACGTCGGCGAGCATCGCCTCGTGCACGAGGTCGACGAACACGGGGTAGGTGCCGAGGAACCACTTCAGCGGCAGGTTGATGCGGCTGTGCAGCGCACCGACTCCCAGCAGGCTCTCGAAGTAGGAGACGCCGAAGCCGCCCGGCTTGGCCGCCTCGCCGAAGATGGCCTTGAAGTGCCCGGCCTGAGCCGCGCCCCAGCCGCGCTGCAGGTCGGCGACGCGGATGCCCTTGCCGCTGGAGTAGTCGGCGAGGAACTGGCCCGCGGACGCGTGGCCGAACGTGTGCTGGGCGAGCTTCGCGCCGATCGCGTCGGCGTTGCGCTCGGCCCACGCTTGCATGCCGCCCAGGAGCTCGAGCTCGGCTGCGGTCATGCCCATGTAGGTGCGGCGCAGCTCGAGTCCGCGCTCATCGATCTGGTAAAGGGAGGCGGCGGAAGGCTTCATCTCGTCACCGGTCATCGGCCGGGCGAGCGTGAAGTTGAAGCCTTTAGAGGTGAGGTTCGCCCTCGTCTATTCGTCCTCCCAGAGACGTTCGGTCGTCTCCGGGCGGCGTTCACGGCGGGTCGGCGCCTCCGAGGGGTCCTCGGGGAGGCGGGTCGTGGGGGCGTCGTCGAGGCGCGTAGTTGGCGCGTCGTCGAGGCGCGTGGTGGGCGGCGGCTCGTTGACGTCGCCTTCCCAGGAGGGCCGGTCGCGCAGGAACTCGGTGACCGCGGTCGCGTCGCGCGGGCGGCGATCCGGCGTGCGCTCGCGCTCACGGCGCGGCAGGGCGACCCAGCCCGCGTCGTCGGCGGCCGGGTTGGGCGGCTCGGGCGCGTCGATCTGCTTCACGCGCAGGCCGGCGGCGATCAGCGCGCCCGCGGCGACCATCGCGCCGAAGATCCCCCACTGGATGCCGATCGTGGCGCCGACGCCCTCGCCCGCGATGCTCGGTTTGTCGAACAGCCGGTAGACGAGCAGCAGCATCGCCCAGCTGCCGGCGATCACGATCGCCGTGCCGTCACCACCTGGAAGGTGGAACGCCTTCTTCTGCTGACGCGTCCAGACGAGGAACACGACCGCGACGGCGACGAGCAGGATCCCGGCCTCCACGAACGAGAACGCACCGAGCGCGCTGACGTTGGACTGGACGGGCCGGCCCTGCGGGAAGATCGACTTCTGGTACCAGGGCAGGACGAACGACAGCACGAGGAGCACCGCGGCGGCAGCGGCGAGCTGCAACTCCTTCGGCAGTCGGAACGACTCGCGGCGCGAGCTCATGAGATCGGGATGTCCTCCACGTCGCGCGCCGGCGCCGGCGTGCGCTCGAGCCGCTCGATCGAGTAGTCGATGACGGCGCGCAGCGCGAGCAGCAGCTCACGCAGCGCGTCCGAGAGCTGGCGCAGCAGCTCGGGCGGCAGCGAGCCCTTCGCGGCCTCGACGAACGCGAGCAGCGCGCTCAGGTCGGGCGACGACGCCGGAGCCTCACCGGGCGTGGCCCAGCCGTTCGGCGGTGCGCTCGCGGCGGCTGCGCGCGCGGCTTCCTCGGCCTTGGCGTGGGCCTCGCGCACCAGACGCTCGGCGGCCTCGTACGCCGCGAGATCGGGCTCAGGCATGCTCGAACCCCACGGTCAACGCGCCCTCCTCGAGCGTGGCGGATGTCGGCTTGTAGCCCGCGAGCGCGCCCGGCAGCACGATCGTGCGCTTGTGGGCGTCGACGCGGACGATCAGCTCGAGGCCGATCTTCTTGAGCTGCACGTCGCCCTTGGCGGCGAACGGCAGGTCCAGGCGCAGGGACGCGTGGCCGTTGGTCACCGACAGCTCCTGCGCGAGCCGGTCGTGCAGGACGGCGGCGGGGTCGTGATCGGCGAACAGGGCGTCGGCGAGTTCGTCCAGGCGCTCGTCACCGATCACCTCCGCGGCGAAGTACGGCGCGCGCAGGACCGGGACGGGGGCGAAGCCCGCGCCGACGAGCTCGAGCTGCTCGCGCTGGACGGCGTGCCACGCGCCGAAGTAGCCCTCGGCCAGCTCGTCGGGGAAGACGCGGTTGACGACCACGGCGTCCGTCAGGTACCCGTACAGGTTCAGGTACGTGAACGTGCGCATGGCCTCGGCGACGACCATCCGGTCGGGCGTCATCACCAGCCGCATCGACACGCGCTCGGCGTCCCGGAGCAGCTCGTGCATCGCGACGAGGTTGCCGACGAGCTTCTGGATCTCCGCGACGACCCGCTCATCCGGGAGCTGGACGTCGAGGAACATGCGGGCGAGCGGGCGTGCGGCGGCGAGCATCGACTGCTCCTTGCCGAGCACCTTGTCCAGCCACCAGCGGGCGGCGTCGGGGAAGCTCAGCAGCCGCAGCGTCTCGCCGGTCGGCGCGCAGTCGACGACGATCACGTCCCACTCGCCGGACTCGACGTGGCCCTTGAGGACGAGCAGGCTGAAGAGCTCGTCGCCGCCGGGCGGGACCGTCAGCTCCTCGGCCGCGATCCGCTCCACGCCGCGCTCCATCAGCAGCGTGCCCATCCACTCGCTGACGGCGCCCCAGTGCTGCTCGAGCTCGTCCTGCGCCTGTACCTGCTGGGCGTGCAGGCGCTCGGAGATCGCGGTCGGGGTGCCCTGGACGGGCGCGTCCAGGACGTCCGACAGCGAGTGCGCCGGGTCCGTCGAGATGACGAGCGTGCGCGCGCCGGCGGCGGC is a genomic window containing:
- a CDS encoding ArsA family ATPase, translating into MAARTILYTGKGGVGKTSVAAATARRCAAAGARTLVISTDPAHSLSDVLDAPVQGTPTAISERLHAQQVQAQDELEQHWGAVSEWMGTLLMERGVERIAAEELTVPPGGDELFSLLVLKGHVESGEWDVIVVDCAPTGETLRLLSFPDAARWWLDKVLGKEQSMLAAARPLARMFLDVQLPDERVVAEIQKLVGNLVAMHELLRDAERVSMRLVMTPDRMVVAEAMRTFTYLNLYGYLTDAVVVNRVFPDELAEGYFGAWHAVQREQLELVGAGFAPVPVLRAPYFAAEVIGDERLDELADALFADHDPAAVLHDRLAQELSVTNGHASLRLDLPFAAKGDVQLKKIGLELIVRVDAHKRTIVLPGALAGYKPTSATLEEGALTVGFEHA